A region from the Osmia bicornis bicornis unplaced genomic scaffold, iOsmBic2.1, whole genome shotgun sequence genome encodes:
- the LOC123988688 gene encoding uncharacterized protein LOC123988688, whose translation MSTSFTDLLREQKEVAGWIQRFWANVCKLGKDKLTGAVLEQRQGLLNRYWDTFLSGHRKLMRCKEASSSLYVKEDAFSVAEEAYLDAASMISHHLKELQSPGPSQSQPSNSAPTPHPQLPKIELPKFSGDPLQWESFRDLFKSLVHDVSHLPDVQKLLYLKYSLTGEAAEVIRNTPTTDSGFKGAWEDLEARYGNFRLLSFSHHRALLSCPPALQQSAGELKRLLDTFRQAIRAYVALRKPVTSWDEWFVYLLSQKLDKTTHLAWETSLADSREIPPFQQLSQFLENRIQALGTAGMNDPSLHAVSPASSKEVKPKIKGGASTKGVNSTVLAAASKSPPARKCPGCSGIHGLGFCYKFKALSPAKRKERVQQLKACLSCLNVGHEVGKCPSKQVCLACSKRHHTLLHEALTAPSTSAPGREGGQSAREDAASTSDEATPQVTTLSLSVGSKAVALLATAKVRLEAPSGETVEVRALLDTGSDTSLVSSWVAQALRLPRRAVRVAISGVKDNEVGVATGEVSLVVRPRHASDFRLPVRALVLRKLTSLLPSKSIVAKSWPHITGLTLVDPEYGVPARVDLLLGADVCGTLFGDDSRRGPEGTPTAKLTPFGWVLMGPASDDKPKAETAARVLHCHSEDSTSSLLQRFWELEEVRERAPMTEEGEKCERHFLDTHARDPSGRYVVRLPFVKDPLTALKFNRTTALKLLFNCERRLSSDAKLKEQYRNFMMEYLTLQHMQRAPEGTETGPAYYLPHHAVRKRHDPSAKIRVVFNASFCTATGQALNDCLATGQKLQADLWMLANDEHSRFPRGASVVRQHTYVDDILTGADDVDETLALKREVVAIFKAGGFELSKWASNIPEIQETDSSDTRLFQEWSGISTLGVNWNPSDDAFSLRVAAAEVVRERTTKRSILSEIAGLFDPLGWAAPVLVVAKVLMQDLWILGADWDQQLPEHVCTTWQRFRGSLARLDALKIPRWTFASSEPSTQMELHGFCDASQRAYAAAVYLRVNNKGSVRTSLLVAKTKVAPVKAITIPKLELCGATLLSKLLVRVKEGLNMSAPIIAWTDSSVTLQWIRGHASQWKPFVAHRVSDIQHAIPADNWRHIRSPDNPADLATRGMSPAELIDSDLWWHGPKWLTERPEFWPATFPESNEGIEAERRGAMTHVVEGKPEEDFLSRFSSLSRLLSVIAQCFRFASLSRGQPSERGFVKAAERNHAFRAVLRFSQHTTFLEEIEQLQRHGELRKASPLSSCRPFLDDQGLLRLGGRLENAALPFNEKHPYLVAKRCPLAKLLVRDAHHRTLHGGPQLTRSHLMRRVWIVRGRSLVRSEIAACVTCARFSGSRAGQLMGQLPQERTAAQRAFLTTGVDYAGPIKLRTSPGRGHKAYKGYIALFVCLSTRAIHLEAVSDLTSASFLAAFRRFVGRRGRCATLFSDNGTVFQGADRELRIMFRQSTSFYQEAAASLALEGTCWQFIPPYAPHFGGL comes from the exons ATGTCTACATCCTTTACGGATCTTCTGCGTGAGCAAAAGGAAGTAGCGGGGTGGATTCAAAGATTCTGGGCTAACGTATGCAAGTTAGGAAAGGACAAGTTGACGGGAGCGGTTTTAGAGCAAAGACAGGGTTTGCTCAACCGGTACTGGGACACGTTCCTTAGCGGGCATCGTAAATTGATGCGATGCAAGGAGGCGAGTTCTAGTTTATACGTCAAAGAGGACGCCTTTTCGGTAGCGGAAGAAGCTTACCTCGACGCCGCCTCCATGATTTCCCATCACCTGAAGGAGCTGCAGTCACCTGGACCATCGCAAAGCCAACCGTCCAATTCTGCGCCTACGCCCCACCCGCAACTACCAAAAATCGAATTGCCGAAATTTTCGGGTGATCCGTTACAATGGGAGAGCTTTCGCGACCTTTTTAAAAGTCTTGTACATGACGTCAGCCATTTACCTGATGTGCAAAAGCTGCTCTATTTGAAGTATAGTTTGACAGGTGAGGCCGCCGAGGTCATTCGCAATACGCCGACAACAGACTCCGGCTTCAAGGGAGCATGGGAAGATCTGGAAGCCCGGTACGGTAACTTTCGTCTGTTATCGTTTTCACATCATCGTGCGCTCCTCTCGTGCCCACCAGCCCTGCAGCAGTCAGCTGGCGAATTGAAGCGGCTATTGGACACTTTCCGTCAGGCGATCAGAGCGTACGTTGCACTAAGGAAACCCGTTACTTCATGGGATGAGTGGTTCGTATACTTACTAAGCCAAAAACTTGATAAAACTACTCACCTTGCTTGGGAGACCTCTTTGGCGGATAGCCGGGAAATCCCGCCGTTTCAGCAATTATCGCAGTTCTTGGAAAACCGGATCCAAGCTCTAGGCACTGCCGGCATGAATGACCCATCGCTCCATGCTGTGTCACCGGCAAGTTCCAAGGAAGTCAAACCTAAAATAAAGGGAGGAGCGTCAACCAAAGGCGTTAACTCTACCGTCTTAGCCGCAGCGTCGAAGTCACCCCCGGCCCGGAAATGTCCGGGGTGTTCGGGCATCCACGGTCTAGGattttgttataaattcaAGGCGCTGTCGCCGGCAAAACGCAAGGAACGCGTGCAACAGCTGAAGGCCTGCTTGAGCTGTTTGAATGTAGGACACGAAGTGGGTAAGTGTCCGTCTAAACAAGTCTGTTTAGCTTGTAGCAAGCGACATCATACGCTGCTTCACGAGGCGCTGACGGCTCCATCGACAAGCGCACCAGGCCGTGAAGGCGGACAGTCGGCACGAGAAGACGCTGCCTCGACGTCGGACGAAGCAACTCCGCAGGTGACCACCCTCTCTCTATCGGTCGGATCAAAAGCCGTGGCCTTACTCGCAACCGCCAAGGTGAGATTGGAGGCGCCATCAGGAGAAACCGTAGAGGTCCGAGCCCTTCTGGACACCGGCTCCGATACCTCCCTCGTCTCATCGTGGGTCGCTCAGGCGCTACGTCTTCCACGGCGGGCGGTGCGAGTGGCCATCTCAGGCGTTAAGGATAATGAGGTTGGAGTCGCAACCGGAGAGGTATCCCTTGTGGTTCGACCCCGACACGCTTCGGACTTCCGATTACCCGTTCGAGCGTTGGTACTCCGTAAACTAACGTCGCTGCTCCCGAGTAAAAGCATCGTGGCAAAGTCTTGGCCGCATATTACCGGTCTCACGCTTGTTGACCCCGAGTACGGAGTTCCGGCTCGGGTAGATTTACTTTTAGGTGCGGATGTTTGCGGAACGCTCTTTGGTGACGATTCGCGCAGAGGGCCAGAGGGTACTCCAACGGCGAAACTCACCCCTTTTGGCTGGGTGCTCATGGGACCAGCCTCCGACGACAAACCCAAGGCGGAGACGGCCGCCCGGGTTCTACACTGCCACAGCGAGGACTCCACAAGCTCACTCCTCCAGCGTTTTTGGGAGCTGGAAGAAGTTCGAGAACGGGCTCCGATGACAGAGGAAGGGGAAAAGTGTGAGCGTCACTTCCTCGACACCCATGCTCGAGATCCTTCGGGACGCTACGTGGTGCGCCTTCCCTTCGTTAAGGACCCGCTGACTGCGCTGAAGTTCAACAGGACGACGGCGTTGAAACTCCTCTTCAACTGTGAGAGACGCCTATCCTCGGACGCCAAGCTGAAAGAGCAGTACCGAAATTTTATGATGGAGTACCTGACCTTGCAGCATATGCAGCGGGCACCCGAAGGAACGGAGACTGGGCCAGCGTATTACCTACCGCACCACGCCGTACGCAAGCGCCACGATCCTTCTGCCAAGATACGGGTCGTTTTTAATGCCTCCTTTTGTACAGCCACAGGTCAAGCGCTCAATGACTGCCTTGCCACTGGTCAGAAGCTCCAGGCTGACCTATGGATG CTGGCGAACGACGAGCACAGCCGGTTTCCCCGAGGTGCATCGGTGGTGCGTCAACATACCTACGTCGACGATATTCTCACCGGGGCGGATGATGTCGACGAGACCCTGGCTTTGAAAAGAGAAGTGGTGGCTATTTTCAAAGCTGGTGGTTTCGAATTAAGCAAATGGGCATCTAACATACCGGAGATTCAAGAAACCGACTCTTCTGATACGCGCCTGTTTCAGGAATGGTCCGGCATCAGTACACTAGGCGTGAACTGGAATCCTAGCGATGACGCCTTCTCTCTACGAGTCGCAGCTGCTGAGGTGGTGAGGGAGCGTACCACCAAGAGGTCCATCCTTTCTGAAATTGCTGGCCTCTTTGACCCGCTGGGCTGGGCGGCGCCGGTCTTAGTGGTGGCCAAGGTTCTAATGCAGGACCTCTGGATCCTTGGAGCAGATTGGGACCAGCAACTACCCGAACACGTCTGCACTACGTGGCAGCGCTTCCGAGGTTCCTTGGCGCGACTGGACGCCCTGAAAATCCCACGCTGGACGTTTGCTTCATCAGAGCCCTCCACCCAGATGGAACTTCATGGGTTTTGTGACGCCTCGCAGCGAGCTTATGCGGCGGCGGTGTACCTGCGGGTCAATAACAAAGGGTCGGTAAGGACCTCGCTTTTGGTCGCAAAAACTAAGGTGGCCCCGGTAAAGGCTATAACAATCCCGAAGTTGGAACTGTGTGGAGCCACCTTGTTGTCTAAATTATTGGTTCGGGTCAAGGAAGGCCTTAATATGTCTGCCCCGATCATTGCGTGGACGGATTCTAGTGTAACTTTACAATGGATCCGCGGCCATGCATCTCAATGGAAACCCTTCGTCGCCCATCGAGTCTCCGATATCCAGCACGCGATACCGGCGGACAACTGGCGGCACATCCGTTCTCCGGACAATCCAGCGGACTTGGCAACCCGAGGAATGAGCCCAGCCGAGCTCATCGACTCCGATTTGTGGTGGCACGGGCCGAAATGGCTGACTGAACGGCCTGAATTCTGGCCGGCGACCTTTCCGGAGTCCAACGAGGGTATAGAGGCAGAGAGAAGAGGAGCCATGACACACGTCGTTGAAGGGAAACCTGAAGAAGACTTCCTGTCGCGCTTCTCCTCCCTCTCGCGCCTTTTATCTGTTATTGCTCAGTGTTTCAGGTTTGCCAGTCTAAGCCGAGGGCAGCCTTCCGAGAGGGGTTTTGTTAAAGCAGCGGAGCGCAATCACGCCTTCCGAGCAGTTTTGAGATTCTCCCAACACACCACTTTCCTGGAGGAGATTGAACAACTGCAACGGCATGGCGAGCTACGCAAGGCTTCACCCCTTTCTTCGTGTCGACCTTTCTTGGACGACCAGGGCTTATTGAGGCTAGGAGGGCGCTTAGAAAACGCGGCTCTGCCGTTCAATGAAAAACACCCTTACCTTGTGGCGAAGAGATGTCCGTTGGCCAAGCTTCTGGTACGAGACGCACATCACCGCACGCTGCATGGAGGTCCACAGCTCACCCGCAGTCATTTAATGCGGAGAGTCTGGATCGTTCGAGGCCGCTCCTTGGTTCGATCCGAAATCGCAGCCTGCGTAACGTGCGCCCGGTTCAGCGGAAGTAGAGCTGGACAACTGATGGGACAGCTTCCACAGGAGCGCACTGCAGCACAAAGAGCCTTTTTAACAACCGGCGTAGATTATGCGGGCCCGATTAAGCTACGTACCTCACCGGGGCGTGGCCACAAAGCTTACAAGGGCTACATTGCCCTCTTCGTGTGCCTATCTACCAGGGCAATACATTTGGAAGCGGTGTCGGACCTAACCTCAGCTTCCTTTCTTGCAGCCTTCCGTCGATTTGTGGGCAGGCGAGGACGTTGTGCCACCCTGTTTAGCGACAATGGCACTGTATTCCAGGGAGCTGACAGAGAGCTACGCATTATGTTCCGCCAGTCTACTTCATTCTACCAGGAGGCAGCCGCGTCACTGGCATTAGAAGGCACCTGCTGGCAGTTTATCCCCCCTTATGCGCCGCATTTTGGTGGCCTGTAG